The following are encoded together in the Sphingomicrobium clamense genome:
- a CDS encoding cytochrome P450: MTAFVPPKPPTNPKKLNPLVRFFKSFNCSIRPLYERSYKMKMGDVRLPGRTMYFVNQPELVNEILQADVDRFPKSDLMSTMLELILGQSIFNSNGDLWRQQRRMMDPAFDITRIKSIFPLMREAADAMAQRFDEGAAGPDTAIDLEMTHVTADVIFRTIYSQPFSREDAEAIFENFEHFQQLAWLHGVWSLAGVPHWLSVGKWRAKKYAARIRELLHRPVRQRLAAIQQGEEIPEGDLLTSFIRARDPETGKVFTEEELVDQIGIMFLAGHETSASALAWALYLIANVPEVQERMQAEADAVFADGPIEFAKMKRLGFTRDVFREALRLYPPVTFVPRDAAQPEHMRKKDILPGAILFVSPWLMHRHVDHWDDPDVFDPGRYKRKETKESERKAYLPFSKGPRVCLGAAFALQEAVIILATIMRDWTVNPVEGHVPKPISRLTLRSENGIRLQMERRR; the protein is encoded by the coding sequence CCGCTCGTGCGCTTTTTCAAAAGCTTCAACTGTTCGATCCGGCCGCTCTACGAGCGCAGCTACAAGATGAAGATGGGCGACGTCCGGCTGCCCGGGCGCACGATGTATTTCGTCAACCAGCCCGAACTGGTCAACGAGATCCTCCAGGCCGATGTCGACCGCTTCCCCAAGTCCGACCTCATGTCGACCATGCTCGAGCTCATCCTCGGCCAGTCGATCTTCAATTCCAACGGCGACCTCTGGCGACAGCAGCGTCGCATGATGGACCCCGCCTTCGACATCACGCGGATCAAGAGTATCTTCCCGCTGATGCGCGAGGCCGCCGACGCCATGGCGCAGCGTTTCGACGAGGGCGCTGCAGGACCCGACACCGCAATCGACCTCGAAATGACGCACGTCACAGCCGACGTCATCTTCCGCACCATCTACTCGCAGCCGTTCAGCCGCGAGGATGCCGAAGCGATCTTCGAGAATTTCGAGCATTTCCAGCAGCTCGCCTGGCTCCACGGGGTCTGGTCGCTCGCGGGCGTCCCGCACTGGCTGTCGGTCGGCAAATGGCGCGCGAAGAAATATGCCGCGCGCATCCGCGAGCTGCTCCACCGCCCCGTGCGGCAGCGCCTCGCCGCGATCCAGCAGGGCGAGGAGATCCCCGAGGGCGACCTCCTAACCAGCTTCATCCGTGCGCGCGACCCCGAGACCGGCAAGGTCTTCACCGAAGAGGAACTGGTCGACCAGATCGGAATCATGTTCCTCGCCGGCCACGAAACCAGCGCGTCGGCGCTCGCCTGGGCGCTCTATCTGATCGCCAACGTGCCCGAAGTGCAGGAGCGGATGCAGGCCGAGGCCGACGCCGTCTTCGCCGACGGCCCCATCGAATTCGCCAAGATGAAGCGGCTGGGTTTCACCCGCGACGTGTTCCGCGAGGCGCTGCGCCTCTATCCGCCCGTCACCTTCGTTCCGCGCGACGCTGCGCAGCCCGAGCATATGCGCAAAAAGGATATCCTTCCCGGCGCCATCCTGTTCGTGTCGCCCTGGTTGATGCACCGCCATGTCGATCACTGGGACGATCCCGACGTCTTCGATCCCGGCCGGTACAAGCGGAAGGAAACGAAGGAGAGCGAACGCAAGGCCTACCTTCCCTTCTCGAAGGGCCCGCGCGTCTGCCTCGGCGCGGCGTTCGCGCTCCAGGAAGCGGTCATCATCCTCGCGACGATCATGCGCGACTGGACGGTCAACCCGGTGGAAGGCCATGTGCCCAAACCCATTTCGCGCCTCACGCTGAGGAGCGAGAACGGGATCCGCTTGCAGATGGAGCGCCGGCGCTAG
- the ruvC gene encoding crossover junction endodeoxyribonuclease RuvC, translating into MRILGLDPGLGTTGWGLIEAEGNRLKHLANGQLKTDAKEALPRRLSHLASMIDALVADHEPAAAAAEEIFVNKNPQSTLKLAQARGAILLSVARHGIDVGEYAPRLVKKAVVGTGTADKKQVHAMVSRLLPGVKIAGPDASDALAVAITHAHHMASSRLR; encoded by the coding sequence ATGCGCATTCTCGGCCTCGATCCCGGGCTCGGCACGACCGGCTGGGGCCTGATCGAGGCCGAAGGCAACCGCCTGAAGCATCTCGCCAACGGACAGCTCAAGACTGATGCGAAGGAAGCGCTCCCCAGGCGCCTTTCGCACCTCGCCTCCATGATCGATGCACTGGTCGCCGATCACGAGCCCGCCGCGGCCGCCGCCGAAGAAATTTTCGTCAACAAGAACCCGCAGTCGACGCTCAAGCTCGCGCAGGCACGCGGTGCGATCCTGCTGTCGGTCGCTCGCCACGGCATCGACGTCGGCGAATATGCACCGCGGCTGGTCAAGAAGGCAGTGGTCGGCACCGGCACCGCCGACAAGAAGCAAGTGCATGCCATGGTCTCGCGCCTGCTGCCGGGGGTGAAGATCGCCGGCCCCGACGCCTCCGACGCGCTCGCCGTCGCCATCACTCACGCCCACCACATGGCCAGCTCGCGCTTGCGCTAA
- a CDS encoding DUF2312 domain-containing protein: MADGAIAADQLRLLIERIERLEEEKKGIADDIKDVYAEAKANGYDTKTMRKIVALRKMESHELQEMDALIETYRAALGMA, from the coding sequence ATGGCCGACGGCGCCATCGCAGCCGACCAGCTTCGCCTGCTTATCGAACGCATCGAACGTCTCGAAGAAGAGAAAAAGGGCATCGCGGACGACATCAAGGACGTCTACGCCGAGGCCAAGGCCAACGGTTATGACACCAAGACCATGCGCAAGATCGTCGCGCTGCGGAAGATGGAGAGCCACGAGCTCCAGGAAATGGACGCGCTGATCGAGACTTACCGCGCCGCGCTGGGAATGGCGTAA
- a CDS encoding YbjQ family protein, producing MIVTTTPSVDGHQVQDYLGIVTGEVIVGANMFRDIFASIRDLVGGRAGAYEEVLERARREAILEMVDKCRRLGGDAVVGCDLDYEVLGKAGSMLMVSISGTAVKLR from the coding sequence ATGATCGTCACCACCACCCCGTCCGTCGACGGCCACCAAGTCCAGGACTATCTCGGCATCGTCACCGGCGAAGTCATCGTCGGCGCCAACATGTTCCGCGACATCTTCGCCTCGATCCGCGACCTCGTGGGCGGGCGCGCGGGTGCCTATGAGGAAGTGCTCGAACGCGCGCGCCGCGAAGCGATTCTCGAAATGGTCGACAAGTGCCGCCGCCTCGGCGGTGACGCGGTCGTCGGCTGCGATCTCGACTATGAAGTGCTCGGCAAGGCCGGCTCGATGCTGATGGTCTCGATCTCGGGCACCGCGGTGAAGCTGCGCTAA
- a CDS encoding DUF2975 domain-containing protein, with the protein MSVKFLRGLLTFFGWLWIVGIGILLLRAGLKLFDGSFGQAVYAASSTNIIVRPFEGGFWDANHGQVRVMDQPILAGFQLVLKIAFLLLLARVFFQLRDLLKRIGEGQMFEDANVAALKNIGLALSAICVLSVAGAVIVQTWFLSLIDPVDGMILHPSLSWDVDGVNNIWMEYSPPISALILAILAFVAADAFKRGKEYREDSEGVL; encoded by the coding sequence GTGAGTGTGAAATTCTTGCGCGGCCTGCTGACCTTCTTCGGCTGGCTCTGGATCGTGGGTATCGGCATCCTGCTCTTGCGTGCGGGACTGAAGCTCTTCGACGGCAGTTTTGGGCAGGCGGTCTACGCCGCTTCGAGCACCAACATCATCGTTCGGCCGTTTGAAGGCGGCTTTTGGGACGCCAACCACGGCCAGGTCCGTGTGATGGACCAGCCCATCCTGGCGGGCTTCCAGCTCGTTTTGAAAATTGCATTCCTGTTGCTGCTGGCGCGCGTGTTCTTCCAGCTGCGCGACTTGCTGAAGCGGATTGGCGAAGGCCAGATGTTCGAAGATGCGAACGTCGCGGCGCTGAAGAATATCGGCCTCGCGCTATCGGCAATTTGCGTATTAAGCGTCGCGGGTGCGGTGATCGTTCAGACCTGGTTCCTGTCGCTGATCGATCCGGTCGACGGGATGATCCTGCATCCGTCGCTCAGCTGGGATGTCGACGGCGTCAACAATATCTGGATGGAATATAGCCCGCCGATCAGCGCGCTCATCCTTGCGATCCTCGCCTTCGTCGCGGCGGATGCTTTCAAGCGCGGCAAGGAATATCGCGAGGATAGCGAGGGAGTGCTCTGA
- a CDS encoding YebC/PmpR family DNA-binding transcriptional regulator yields the protein MAGHSKFANIKHRKGAQDKKRSALFSKLSREITVAAKMGLPDPDMNPRLRLAVNTALKQSMPKDNIKKAIDKASASEGEDYEEIRYEGYGPNGVALIIETLSDNRNRTATSVRTILSKNGGNLGSSGAVAHSFDRLGLIEYKAEGLDEEKVLEAAMEAGADDIQSDADTHTIWTEADQLHEVATALEKSLGEPDTAKLAWRPQIEQEVEGKDADTLVKLIDALEDDDDVQTVWGNYTFSDAELERLGQAE from the coding sequence ATGGCCGGTCATAGTAAATTCGCCAACATCAAACACCGCAAAGGCGCGCAGGACAAGAAGCGCTCGGCGCTCTTCTCCAAGCTCAGCCGCGAGATCACCGTCGCGGCCAAGATGGGCCTGCCCGATCCGGACATGAACCCGCGCCTGCGCCTGGCGGTCAACACCGCGCTAAAGCAGTCGATGCCCAAGGACAATATCAAGAAGGCGATCGACAAGGCCTCGGCCTCCGAAGGCGAAGATTACGAAGAAATCCGCTACGAGGGCTATGGCCCCAACGGCGTTGCGCTAATCATCGAAACGCTCAGCGACAACCGCAACCGCACCGCGACCAGCGTGCGCACCATCCTCTCGAAGAATGGCGGCAACTTGGGCTCGTCGGGCGCGGTCGCGCACAGTTTCGACCGCCTCGGGCTGATCGAATATAAGGCAGAGGGGCTCGACGAGGAAAAGGTCCTCGAAGCTGCGATGGAAGCGGGCGCGGACGACATACAGTCGGATGCCGACACGCACACCATCTGGACCGAGGCCGACCAGCTCCACGAAGTCGCCACCGCGCTCGAAAAGTCGCTCGGCGAACCCGACACGGCCAAACTCGCCTGGCGCCCCCAGATTGAGCAGGAAGTCGAAGGCAAGGACGCCGACACGCTCGTCAAGCTGATCGATGCGCTTGAAGATGATGACGACGTTCAGACCGTGTGGGGCAACTACACCTTCTCCGACGCCGAATTGGAGCGGCTCGGCCAGGCCGAGTAG
- the mce gene encoding methylmalonyl-CoA epimerase: MKLGRLNHVGVATTSIEASIKHYESTMGASVTMEPFDLPAQGVKVCFVDTPNSQIELIEPLGDNSPIHKFLEKNPLGGQHHLCFEVPDIEEARAWFEGIGKRILGPTRTGAHGTPIFFLHPKDMEGVLTEIMESPKQAH, from the coding sequence ATGAAGCTGGGTAGGCTCAACCATGTCGGGGTCGCGACGACGTCGATCGAGGCGTCGATCAAACATTATGAGTCGACGATGGGCGCAAGCGTGACGATGGAGCCGTTCGACCTGCCGGCGCAGGGGGTCAAGGTCTGCTTCGTCGACACACCCAATTCGCAGATCGAGCTGATCGAGCCGCTGGGTGACAATTCGCCGATTCACAAGTTTCTCGAGAAGAACCCGCTCGGCGGGCAGCATCATCTCTGCTTCGAAGTGCCCGACATCGAAGAGGCGCGGGCCTGGTTCGAGGGGATCGGCAAGCGCATTCTCGGGCCCACGCGCACGGGGGCGCATGGCACGCCGATCTTCTTCCTCCACCCCAAGGACATGGAAGGCGTGCTGACCGAAATCATGGAAAGTCCGAAGCAGGCGCACTGA
- a CDS encoding acyl-CoA carboxylase subunit beta: MGTTIEELEDRRERARLGGGQKRIDAQHAKGRLTARERLEVLLDPGSFEEVDMFVEHNAIDFGMDEHHIPGDGVVTGSGTINGRLTYVFAQDFTVFGGSLSERHAEKICKIMDAAMKVGAPVIGLNDSGGARIQEGVASLAGYAEVFQRNVLASGVVPQLSVIMGPCAGGAVYSPAMTDFIFMVEDTSYMFVTGPEVVKTVTNEEVTQEELGGAKTHTTKSGVADAAFENDIDALLATREFFSYLPSSNQDEVPEVPTEDPWDRIEDSLDSVIPASANQPYDMHEVIRKTADEGRFFEIQPNHAANIIVGFCRIEGRTVGVVANQPMVLAGVLDINSSKKAARFVRFCDAFEIPILTFVDVPGFLPGVGQEHHGIIKHGAKLLFAYAEATVPKITVITRKAYGGAYDVMASKHLRGDLNYAWPSAEIAVMGAKGAVEIIFRKDRDDPDKIAEKTAEYEERFANPFVAASKGFIDDVIMPHSTRKRVAQGLRKLRNKSLENPWKKHDNIPL, from the coding sequence TTGGGTACGACCATCGAAGAACTTGAAGACCGCCGCGAGCGCGCGCGCCTGGGGGGCGGGCAGAAGCGGATCGACGCGCAGCATGCCAAGGGGCGCCTGACCGCGCGCGAGCGGTTGGAAGTGCTGCTCGATCCCGGCAGCTTCGAAGAAGTCGACATGTTCGTCGAACATAACGCGATCGATTTCGGCATGGACGAGCATCACATCCCGGGCGACGGGGTCGTGACCGGGTCGGGGACGATCAACGGGCGGCTGACCTACGTCTTCGCGCAGGACTTCACCGTGTTCGGCGGGTCGCTGTCGGAGCGGCATGCGGAAAAGATCTGCAAGATCATGGACGCGGCGATGAAGGTCGGCGCACCGGTCATCGGGCTCAACGATTCGGGCGGTGCGCGCATCCAAGAAGGCGTCGCCAGCCTCGCGGGTTATGCCGAGGTATTCCAGCGCAACGTGCTCGCCTCGGGCGTCGTCCCGCAGCTGTCGGTCATTATGGGCCCGTGTGCGGGCGGGGCGGTCTACTCGCCCGCCATGACCGACTTTATCTTCATGGTCGAGGATACGAGCTACATGTTTGTCACCGGCCCTGAAGTCGTAAAGACGGTGACCAACGAGGAAGTGACGCAGGAAGAGCTGGGCGGGGCGAAGACGCACACGACCAAGTCGGGTGTGGCCGACGCGGCGTTCGAGAATGACATCGACGCGCTGCTCGCGACGCGCGAATTCTTCTCCTATCTGCCGTCGAGCAATCAGGACGAGGTGCCCGAGGTTCCGACCGAGGATCCGTGGGACCGGATCGAAGACAGTCTCGACAGCGTCATCCCGGCGAGTGCCAACCAGCCCTACGACATGCACGAAGTCATTCGGAAAACGGCCGACGAGGGTCGTTTCTTCGAGATCCAGCCCAATCATGCCGCCAACATCATCGTCGGCTTCTGCCGCATCGAGGGGCGCACGGTGGGCGTGGTCGCAAACCAGCCGATGGTGCTGGCGGGCGTGCTCGACATCAATTCGTCGAAGAAGGCCGCGCGGTTCGTGCGCTTCTGCGATGCATTCGAAATCCCGATCCTGACCTTCGTCGACGTGCCGGGCTTCCTGCCGGGTGTGGGTCAGGAGCATCACGGCATCATCAAGCATGGCGCCAAATTGCTGTTCGCCTATGCCGAGGCGACGGTGCCCAAGATCACGGTGATCACGCGCAAAGCTTATGGCGGGGCGTATGACGTGATGGCGTCGAAGCATCTGCGCGGCGATTTGAACTATGCCTGGCCGAGCGCGGAAATCGCGGTGATGGGCGCCAAGGGCGCGGTCGAAATCATCTTCCGCAAGGATCGCGACGATCCCGACAAGATTGCAGAGAAGACGGCCGAATATGAAGAGCGCTTCGCCAACCCGTTCGTGGCGGCGTCGAAGGGCTTCATCGACGACGTGATCATGCCGCACTCGACGAGGAAGCGGGTTGCGCAGGGGCTACGCAAGCTGCGCAACAAGAGCCTCGAAAACCCGTGGAAGAAGCACGACAATATTCCGCTCTAG
- a CDS encoding energy transducer TonB, which translates to MIALLTFLAATASPPPVDRTMDLPMERPESASALGHFGTVTVHARIGANGELDDLVIASPSGSDLLDADAIAMLSNKTIRGSAEGNLVAIAIGYLPFNPDNIPSYTCRQAGLALGWWQSLSSENEATNSSIYHMLSGLLLLATMDKGSSADVAARYKAFRANFGTALERCADRPDDSFLATAVKSD; encoded by the coding sequence ATGATCGCCTTGCTGACATTTCTTGCCGCAACGGCATCGCCACCGCCCGTCGACCGCACCATGGACTTGCCCATGGAGCGGCCCGAATCAGCGTCTGCGCTTGGCCATTTCGGAACGGTGACCGTCCACGCACGCATCGGCGCGAATGGCGAATTGGATGATCTCGTCATCGCCAGCCCTAGCGGCTCGGACCTGCTCGATGCAGATGCGATTGCGATGCTGTCTAACAAGACGATCCGTGGCAGTGCGGAGGGCAACCTCGTCGCCATCGCGATCGGTTATTTGCCGTTCAACCCCGACAATATCCCGAGCTATACCTGTCGGCAGGCGGGACTCGCCCTGGGCTGGTGGCAGTCGCTTTCTAGCGAGAACGAAGCGACCAACAGCAGCATCTACCACATGCTCAGCGGCCTCCTGCTACTTGCTACCATGGACAAGGGCAGCAGCGCCGACGTCGCCGCGCGCTATAAGGCGTTCCGCGCCAATTTCGGCACCGCGCTCGAACGCTGTGCCGACCGGCCGGACGACAGTTTCCTCGCAACGGCGGTAAAATCCGACTGA
- a CDS encoding DUF2855 family protein — protein MKQFEVRMDDLSRSRLIERALPALEDGAIRLAVERFAFTANNMTYAVAGDMLGYWQFFPASEDGWGQIPVWATAKVVESACDDVAVGERFYGYFPPAEIANLVPGKVSERSLVDTAPHRQALPQLYNHYRRLPAEPDAARDNVQILLAPLHMTSFCLWDVLKERDWHSADRILISSASSKTSLGLAYGLHQDDAAPKTVGLTSPGNVDFVQGTGLYDEVLAYDDVDKLDEAKSVLVDMAGMPLLVAALFARLGDRLVYRYNVGATHAPGADTALSGGGSGQSDAKEMFFAPRYILERVKLWGPAEYDRRSGDFVAKAAKATAGWMTIEERAGLPTLQDVYARFHDGSWPPDQGLVIVP, from the coding sequence ATGAAGCAGTTCGAAGTGCGGATGGACGATCTCTCCCGATCGAGACTGATCGAACGAGCGCTTCCCGCGCTCGAAGACGGCGCCATCCGGCTCGCCGTCGAACGCTTCGCCTTCACCGCGAACAACATGACCTATGCCGTCGCCGGCGACATGCTCGGCTACTGGCAATTCTTCCCCGCGAGCGAGGACGGTTGGGGGCAGATCCCCGTCTGGGCGACCGCAAAGGTTGTCGAGAGCGCGTGCGATGACGTCGCGGTCGGCGAGCGCTTCTACGGCTATTTCCCGCCCGCCGAGATCGCCAATCTCGTGCCGGGCAAGGTCAGCGAGCGAAGCCTCGTCGACACGGCGCCGCACCGCCAAGCGCTACCACAGCTCTACAACCATTATCGTCGCCTCCCAGCCGAGCCCGACGCGGCGCGTGACAACGTCCAGATCCTCCTCGCCCCGCTCCACATGACATCCTTTTGTCTGTGGGACGTGCTCAAGGAGCGCGACTGGCACAGCGCGGACCGCATCCTCATCTCGAGCGCTTCGTCGAAGACTTCGCTCGGCCTCGCGTACGGCCTCCACCAAGACGACGCCGCGCCCAAAACGGTCGGCCTCACGTCGCCCGGAAATGTCGACTTCGTCCAAGGGACCGGACTCTACGACGAGGTCCTCGCCTATGACGACGTCGACAAACTCGACGAGGCGAAGAGCGTGCTCGTCGACATGGCCGGCATGCCCTTGCTGGTCGCCGCCCTGTTCGCGCGGCTCGGCGACCGTCTCGTCTATCGCTACAACGTCGGCGCGACCCACGCGCCCGGGGCGGACACCGCTTTGTCCGGTGGCGGCTCGGGGCAGAGCGACGCGAAGGAAATGTTCTTCGCCCCGCGCTACATCCTCGAACGCGTCAAGCTATGGGGCCCGGCCGAATATGACCGCCGCTCGGGCGACTTCGTCGCCAAAGCCGCCAAGGCCACCGCAGGCTGGATGACCATTGAAGAACGCGCCGGCCTTCCCACGTTGCAGGACGTCTACGCCCGCTTCCACGACGGCAGCTGGCCCCCCGACCAAGGTTTGGTGATCGTCCCCTGA
- the pyk gene encoding pyruvate kinase: MSDKLKPRDRKVRILATLGPASDTPEMIETLSRAGVDAFRINMSHGERKEKAALFDHIRGLEQKLGRPTTIVVDLQGPKLRVGKFAGGKAMLEDGQTFTLDRDEAEGDTSRVQLPHAELFEAIEAGSLLLVDDGKLRLRATEVSEDRIVTEVEVGGKISDRKGVNVPDVLIPIPALTDKDRKDLDFALEMGADWVALSFVQRPEDVAEVQDIVKGRAGVMAKIEKPRAVDALDDILALADGVMVARGDLGVELPPEKVPPVQNKIIATARKAGKPVVVATQMLESMITSPTPTRAEVNDVADAIYDGADAVMLSAESAAGQFPEKAVKMMDRIGRAVEEDERYGDRVHFTETLPEATTADAISQSARGIADTISAKAMACYTSSGSTARRISRERPLVPMLVMTASLGVARRLGLLWGAHAVHTRDVSSFEEMVGKARRMILRHDLAEAGSRVVLMAGVPFGQSGSTNVIHVVKLAGDELETYQRSLDLDE, from the coding sequence ATGAGCGACAAGCTGAAACCCAGAGACCGCAAGGTCCGCATCCTCGCCACGCTTGGCCCGGCGAGCGACACGCCCGAGATGATCGAGACGCTCTCGAGGGCCGGGGTCGATGCCTTCCGGATCAACATGAGCCACGGCGAGCGCAAGGAAAAGGCGGCGCTGTTCGACCATATTCGCGGGCTCGAGCAGAAGCTGGGACGCCCGACCACCATCGTCGTCGACCTGCAGGGTCCCAAGCTGCGCGTCGGCAAGTTTGCGGGCGGCAAGGCGATGCTCGAGGACGGGCAGACGTTCACGCTCGACCGCGACGAGGCGGAGGGCGATACAAGCCGCGTCCAGCTGCCGCACGCCGAATTGTTCGAAGCGATCGAGGCGGGATCGCTGTTGCTGGTCGACGACGGCAAGCTGCGGCTGCGCGCGACCGAGGTGAGCGAGGACAGGATCGTCACCGAGGTCGAGGTCGGCGGCAAGATTTCCGACCGCAAGGGCGTCAACGTGCCCGACGTGCTGATCCCGATCCCGGCGCTCACCGACAAGGATCGCAAGGATCTCGACTTCGCGCTGGAGATGGGGGCCGACTGGGTCGCGCTCTCTTTCGTCCAGCGCCCAGAAGACGTGGCCGAAGTGCAGGACATCGTGAAGGGCCGCGCGGGCGTGATGGCCAAGATCGAGAAGCCGCGTGCGGTCGACGCGCTCGACGACATTCTCGCGCTCGCCGACGGCGTGATGGTGGCGCGCGGCGACCTCGGCGTCGAGCTTCCGCCCGAGAAGGTGCCGCCGGTCCAGAACAAGATCATCGCCACCGCGCGCAAGGCGGGCAAGCCCGTCGTCGTCGCCACGCAGATGCTGGAATCGATGATTACGTCGCCCACGCCTACGCGTGCGGAAGTGAACGATGTGGCCGATGCCATCTATGACGGCGCGGATGCGGTCATGCTGTCGGCGGAAAGCGCGGCGGGCCAGTTCCCTGAAAAAGCGGTCAAGATGATGGACCGGATCGGGCGTGCGGTCGAAGAGGATGAGCGCTACGGCGACCGCGTCCACTTTACCGAAACGCTCCCCGAGGCAACGACCGCGGACGCGATCTCGCAATCGGCGCGCGGGATCGCCGACACGATCAGCGCGAAGGCGATGGCCTGCTACACCAGCTCGGGATCGACCGCGCGGCGCATCTCGCGCGAACGGCCGCTGGTTCCGATGCTGGTGATGACCGCGAGCCTCGGTGTGGCGCGGCGGCTCGGCCTGTTGTGGGGCGCGCACGCGGTACACACGCGCGACGTGTCGAGTTTCGAGGAGATGGTCGGCAAGGCCAGGCGCATGATCCTGCGCCACGACCTCGCCGAAGCAGGGTCGCGCGTCGTGCTGATGGCGGGTGTGCCGTTCGGCCAGTCGGGGAGCACCAACGTGATCCACGTGGTGAAACTCGCCGGTGACGAGCTGGAGACTTACCAGCGAAGCCTCGATCTGGATGAGTAA
- a CDS encoding helix-turn-helix domain-containing protein encodes MAIVTNIDVMMAKKKMSLKELAERIGMSNTNLSLLKNGKVHGVRYRTMEALCRELDCQPGDLFEYRADEEEERGQG; translated from the coding sequence ATGGCGATCGTCACCAATATCGACGTCATGATGGCCAAGAAGAAGATGAGCCTGAAGGAACTGGCCGAGCGGATCGGCATGTCGAATACCAACCTCTCGCTGCTCAAGAACGGCAAGGTGCACGGCGTGCGGTACCGCACGATGGAGGCGCTATGCCGCGAGCTCGATTGCCAGCCGGGCGACCTGTTCGAATATCGCGCCGACGAAGAGGAAGAGCGCGGGCAGGGCTGA
- the ruvA gene encoding Holliday junction branch migration protein RuvA: MIARLTGKLLETTADTCVLDVQGVGYLVHISGKAIQMLGPVGGHVALMTELQVREDAMTLYGFANAAERDAFRALTGVQGVGGRVALAILTVMSPDELAAAVSTGDQARVAQANGVGPKLASRIVNELAGKLGDPAVAAAGGANAPKGSLAADAVAALTGLGFKPAPAQKAVAEAQRELEDDASLDALVRAALKKVGK, translated from the coding sequence ATGATTGCGCGCCTTACCGGAAAGCTTCTCGAAACCACCGCCGACACCTGCGTCCTTGACGTTCAGGGGGTTGGCTATCTCGTCCATATTTCGGGCAAGGCGATCCAGATGCTCGGGCCGGTCGGCGGCCACGTCGCGCTGATGACCGAACTTCAGGTACGCGAAGATGCTATGACGCTTTACGGCTTTGCCAATGCGGCCGAACGCGACGCTTTCCGCGCGCTCACTGGCGTGCAGGGCGTCGGCGGCCGCGTCGCGCTCGCCATCCTCACCGTCATGAGCCCCGACGAACTCGCCGCCGCCGTTTCGACCGGCGACCAGGCGCGCGTCGCGCAGGCCAACGGCGTCGGGCCCAAACTTGCCAGCCGTATCGTCAACGAATTGGCCGGCAAACTCGGTGACCCCGCCGTGGCCGCTGCCGGTGGTGCCAACGCGCCCAAGGGCAGCCTCGCCGCCGACGCGGTCGCCGCGCTGACCGGCCTCGGCTTCAAGCCCGCGCCCGCGCAAAAGGCCGTCGCCGAAGCCCAGCGCGAGCTGGAGGACGATGCCAGCCTCGACGCCCTCGTCCGTGCAGCACTCAAGAAGGTCGGAAAATGA